CGGCCGCCGCTTCACCTTGCCTATTTGACAAATAGACGTACATATCAAGTCGGCGCCGTATTCACATGGTGAGGACAGTGCGATAGCGTGTCCGTCCCTGCTCCATCGCCGCGTAACCGTCCGCCGCATGCGAAAAGGGCATCTCCTCGAGTCAATGTGCGACAGGGCATTTCGTCGACGCGGTGCTGTGATAGTCGACCTGCCAGTGCTTGATTCCGTTCAGCCAGCCCGATCGCAGCCGTTCGGGTTTGCCAGTCGACGCCAAGTCGGGCACGGCGTCGGCGATCGCATTGAACATCAAGTCGATGGTCATCCGAGCCAGGTTGGCCCCGATGCAGTAGTGCGCGCCGGTGCCGCCGAACCCCACGTGCGGATTGGGACTGCGCAGGATGTTGAAGGTGAACGGGTCGTCGAACACCTCTTCGTCGAAATTGGCTGAGCGGTAGAACATCACCACCCGCTGACCCTTCTTGATCCGCACCCCGGACAGTTCGTAGTCCTGCAGCGCGGTCCGCTGGAACGAGGTGACCGGGGTGGCCCACCGCACGATCTCGTCGGCCGTGGTGGCGGGACGCTCCCGCTTGTACAACTCCCACTGGTCGGGAAAGTCGGTGAACGCCATCATGCCCTGGGTGATGGAGTTGCGGGTTGTCTCATTACCGGCAACGGCCAGCAGAATGACAAAGAAGCCGAACTCGTCCTCGGAGAGCTTGTGGCCGTCGATGTCGGCCTCGACGAGCTTGGTGACGATGTCCGGCCCCGGGTTTTTGGCCCGGTCAGCCGCCATTTGCATGGCGTACATGATCAGTTCGACCGAGGCGGTGATGGCGTCATTGCTGGCGAACTCGGGATCCTGGTCGCCCACCATCTGGTTCGACCAGTGGAAAAGCTTCATCCGGTCTTCCTGGGGCACGCCGAGCAACCCGGCGATGGCCTGTAACGGCAGTTCGCAGGACACCTGCTCGACAAAGTCGCCGGAACCCTGCGCCGCCGCGGCCTCGACGATGCGCCGGGCGCGCTCGTTGAGCTCGTCGCGCAGCCGCTCGACGGCCCCCGGCGTGAAGCCGCGGGAGATGATCTTGCGCAGCCGGGTGTGCTGTGGGTCGTCCATGTTGAGCAGGACGAACTTGCCTCGCTCGATCTGCTCGGCGACCGTGCCGTCTTTGTAGCGTGGCAGCGCAGTCTTTTGCAGGCTGGAGAAGACGTCACTGCGGCGCGAGATCTCTTTGACGTCTTTGTGTTTGGTCACCACCCAATAGCCGCCGTCATCGAAGCCGCCGCAGCCGATCGGCTGCTCGTTCCACCAGATCGGCGCGCATCGGCGCATCTCGGCCAGTTCTGCCACCGGCAGGCGCTCGGCATAGATGTCTGGGTCGGTGAAGTCGAACCCGGGGGGCAGGTTGGGTACCGGCTTGGCTGCTGGTTTGGCCGCTGACTTGGCTGTTGACAAGGCCCACTCCTCAATATGAACTCTGCTAGTGGTCGTCTACTGCCAATAATCCATTGCTCCACCTGAGATGGGAAGCATTGATGCAACGTGGCGAGGGCCGAACTGCAACGTGTTCAGCCGGCCCTGGTCTACAGCCGCGGATGCGTCCGGTCGGGCTACCGCGTCGTTCCCGGTGAGTTGTGATGCCGACCGGTCGGGCAAGCGTCCGGCGGGCGGGGGAGCGGGCTGGCATGAGCGACGGATGCCGGCTGACTATCGGCGCCAGTGTGGTGGTTCGCCCACGATCAGCGGCTCGTGAGGAATTCCCTGGTCACCTGCCCTGCATCGACAAGGTCGCGTGGGTCGCGGCGGCTGTTGTGGGCTACGCCACAGTCGTTATGCTGTGGTGACATTAGCCGGTGCTGCAGGGCATGAAGGGGTCGACATGATTCGGGAACTGCTGACCACCGCCGCGATCGCCGGGGCCGCGATCGGCCTGGCACCGGTCGCCGGCGCCGACAACGGGCGTTACGAAGGTGATGTGCCCGGGATGAACTATGACGCCTCGTTGGGAGCGCCGTGTGACAATTACGAGCGCTTCATCTTTGGCCGCGGCACCAGCGGACAGGCCGAAGCCTGTCATTTCCCGCCACCGAACCAGTTCCCGGCAGCCACCACCGGTTACTGGGTGATCTCCTACCCGCTGTACGGGGTGCAGCAGGCGGGTGCCCCCTGCCCGGGTCCGCAGGCGGCGGCGCAGACGCCGGACGGCCTGCCGATGTTGTGTCTGGGGGCGCAGGGATGGCAAGCCGGGTGGTTCACCGGGGCCGGGTTCTTCCCGCCCGAAGGATGATCGGTTGATCTAGTGCGATGACGACCGACCGCCAGCCAGCTGAGTCTCCGATGCCACGATGGTTGCGGCTGGTCCTCGCGTCGGATCGGGCGGGCTCGGCGTGGTACGTCGGGACCGGTTTCTTCTTTGCACCGGTGCTCGCCCTGGTGTCACCGTGGCCAGCGGTCACCGCGGTCCTGTGGTGGATCATCGCGCTGGCGGGGTTATGGCTGGGACTGCTCGGCATCGCGATGGCAGTCGGGCTGGCACGCGTATTGCAGTCCGGCGACGAAATTCCGGAGCACTACTGGCGCACGCTGGTCGACTACTGACCTGGGAACTGATGCCCCTTGTGGGGTCTACAGTCGTAGCAAGCATCCCGTCAACGAATTAGGAGCCTCCGATGGCCATCAATCCCAAAGATGCAGTCGACGCAGCCAAGGACATCGCGACCAACGCCGTCGAGAAGGCGTCGGACATCGTCGAAAACGCCGGCGACATCATCCGCGGCGACATCGCCGGGGGCGCCAGCGGCATCGTGCAGAGCTCGATCGACATCGCCACTCACGCGGTCGACAGGGTTAAAGAGGTATTCACCGGCAAGGACGACGACCTGGATTAGCCGAGGATTAGCCGGTGCTTGGGCGTCTCAGGGCGTCTCAGACGGTCGCGGCGGCGTTGAGCTCGTCGAGCCGGTTCGTTGCCTCGAGGTACTCCTGCACCCACCGCTGGATGACGGTAGCGGTCTTCTCGACCTTGGTGAACTGACCGACGACCTGCCCGATGGGATTGAACGCGACGTCGACGCTCTCGTTCGGATACTTGTTGGTGGCTCGCACCGCCATGCCGGACACCATGTACTGCAACGGCATGCCGAGCGGCTTCGGGCTGTCCGGCTGCTCCCAGGCCTCGGTCCAGTCGTTGCGGAGCATGCGGGCAGGCTTACCGGTGAACGACCGGCTGCGCACGGTGTCACGACTGGTCGCCTTGGCGTAGGCCGCTTGCTGAACCGGGGTGTTAGCGGCCTCCTCGACCATCAGCCACTGCGAGCCGGTCCAGGCCCCCTGGGCACCCAGGGCCAAGGCTGCCGCGATTTGTTGACCGGTGCCGATGCCGCCGGCCGCCAGGACCGGTAACGGCGCGACCTCCTTGACCACCTGCGGCCACAACACGATCGAGCCGACCTCACCGCAGTGCCCGCCGGCCTCCCCACCCTGGGCGATGATGACGTCGACGCCGGCATCGGCATGCTTTCGGGCCTGTGAGGGCGAGCCGCACAACGCGGCAACCTTGCGTCCCGCGTCGTGAATGTGGTTGATCATGTCGACCGGCGGGGTGCCCAGGGCGTTGGCGATCATTGCCACCTTCGGGTGCTGCAGCGCCACCTCGACCTGAGGGGTGGCCGTCGCCTCGGTCCAGCCAAGCAGCTGCAAGCTTTCCTCGTCGCCGTCCTCGACCGGCACACCATGATCAGCGAGGATCTTCTTGGCAAAATCCAGATGCTCCTGGGGCACCATCTTGCGCAACGTCTCGGCCAGTTCCCCGGCGGACAGGTGCGAGTCCATGCCCTCGTACTTGTTGGGAATGACGATGTCGACGCCGTAGGGATGGTCGCCGATGTGCTCGTCGATCCAGGTCAGTTCG
The nucleotide sequence above comes from Mycobacterium pseudokansasii. Encoded proteins:
- a CDS encoding cytochrome P450; this translates as MSTAKSAAKPAAKPVPNLPPGFDFTDPDIYAERLPVAELAEMRRCAPIWWNEQPIGCGGFDDGGYWVVTKHKDVKEISRRSDVFSSLQKTALPRYKDGTVAEQIERGKFVLLNMDDPQHTRLRKIISRGFTPGAVERLRDELNERARRIVEAAAAQGSGDFVEQVSCELPLQAIAGLLGVPQEDRMKLFHWSNQMVGDQDPEFASNDAITASVELIMYAMQMAADRAKNPGPDIVTKLVEADIDGHKLSEDEFGFFVILLAVAGNETTRNSITQGMMAFTDFPDQWELYKRERPATTADEIVRWATPVTSFQRTALQDYELSGVRIKKGQRVVMFYRSANFDEEVFDDPFTFNILRSPNPHVGFGGTGAHYCIGANLARMTIDLMFNAIADAVPDLASTGKPERLRSGWLNGIKHWQVDYHSTASTKCPVAH
- a CDS encoding nitronate monooxygenase, encoding MHTAICDQLGIEFPIFAFTHCRDVVVAVSKAGGFGVLGAVGFTPEQLEIELTWIDEHIGDHPYGVDIVIPNKYEGMDSHLSAGELAETLRKMVPQEHLDFAKKILADHGVPVEDGDEESLQLLGWTEATATPQVEVALQHPKVAMIANALGTPPVDMINHIHDAGRKVAALCGSPSQARKHADAGVDVIIAQGGEAGGHCGEVGSIVLWPQVVKEVAPLPVLAAGGIGTGQQIAAALALGAQGAWTGSQWLMVEEAANTPVQQAAYAKATSRDTVRSRSFTGKPARMLRNDWTEAWEQPDSPKPLGMPLQYMVSGMAVRATNKYPNESVDVAFNPIGQVVGQFTKVEKTATVIQRWVQEYLEATNRLDELNAAATV